The Cupriavidus nantongensis genome has a segment encoding these proteins:
- a CDS encoding methyl-accepting chemotaxis protein — MLHNLSLKKKLLLPLVLSWVCLLGITLWNAWHIRTLRMEERRLDLAHVTDTAVSVVAEYEALAKAGKMPAEEAKQQAIERVRAMRFGADGYFTLMRSDTVVLMHPFKPEMNGKAMEGMKDPNGVYLFRDIAAIGKGPGKGFVEYLWPKPGAQAPQPKLSYVANFRPWDWNFIAGLYLDDIEAAFRDELWKAMGLLLAVGALMSLVMVRVAASLQRQLGGEPATTAQIAGRIAEGDLASQVQLRAGDQDSVLHAMHRMQARLTGAIGSIRGSADSIAGAAKQIAAGNADLSRRSEEQAASLQETAASMEQLTSTVRQSAENARQASHLAEGASDIAVRGGAIVSQVVDTMGEIKSASGKVVDIIGVIEGIAFQTNILALNAAVEAARAGDQGRGFAVVAGEVRTLAQRSATAAKEIKALIGNSAQRVEDGAVLVENAGKAMDEIVDAVKRVTDLMGEMRAATEEQTGGIEQVNQAVSQMDQMAQQNAALVEQAAAAAASLEDQAEALHRAVGQFRLAA; from the coding sequence ATGCTGCACAACCTGAGCCTGAAGAAAAAACTGCTGTTGCCGCTGGTGCTGAGCTGGGTCTGCCTGCTTGGCATCACGCTGTGGAACGCGTGGCACATCCGCACGCTGCGCATGGAGGAGCGCCGGCTCGACCTGGCCCACGTCACCGACACCGCGGTCTCGGTGGTGGCCGAGTACGAAGCCCTGGCCAAGGCCGGCAAGATGCCGGCCGAGGAAGCGAAGCAGCAGGCGATCGAGCGCGTGCGCGCGATGCGCTTCGGCGCGGACGGCTATTTCACGCTGATGCGCTCCGACACCGTGGTGCTGATGCACCCGTTCAAGCCGGAGATGAACGGCAAGGCGATGGAGGGCATGAAGGATCCGAACGGGGTCTACCTGTTCCGCGACATCGCCGCGATCGGCAAGGGCCCGGGCAAGGGCTTCGTCGAATACCTGTGGCCCAAGCCGGGCGCGCAGGCGCCGCAGCCCAAGCTGAGCTACGTCGCCAACTTCCGCCCCTGGGACTGGAACTTCATCGCCGGACTGTACCTGGACGACATCGAGGCGGCGTTCCGCGACGAGCTGTGGAAAGCGATGGGCCTGCTGCTGGCGGTGGGCGCGCTGATGTCGCTGGTGATGGTGCGGGTCGCGGCCAGCCTGCAGCGCCAGCTGGGCGGCGAGCCGGCCACCACCGCGCAGATCGCCGGGCGTATTGCCGAAGGCGATCTCGCCAGCCAGGTCCAGCTACGCGCCGGCGACCAGGACAGCGTGCTCCATGCCATGCACCGCATGCAGGCGCGCCTGACCGGCGCGATCGGCAGCATCCGTGGCTCGGCCGATTCGATTGCCGGCGCGGCCAAGCAGATTGCCGCGGGCAATGCCGACCTGTCGCGCCGCAGCGAGGAGCAGGCCGCGTCGCTGCAGGAAACCGCCGCCAGCATGGAGCAGCTCACCAGCACCGTGCGCCAGAGCGCGGAGAACGCGCGCCAGGCCAGCCACCTGGCCGAGGGCGCATCGGACATCGCCGTGCGCGGCGGCGCCATCGTCAGCCAGGTGGTGGACACCATGGGCGAGATCAAGAGCGCCTCGGGCAAGGTGGTCGACATCATCGGCGTGATCGAGGGCATCGCCTTCCAGACCAATATCCTGGCGCTCAACGCTGCGGTCGAGGCGGCCCGCGCCGGCGACCAGGGCCGCGGCTTCGCGGTGGTGGCCGGCGAGGTGCGCACGCTGGCACAGCGCAGCGCCACCGCGGCCAAGGAGATTAAGGCGCTGATCGGCAACTCGGCCCAGCGCGTCGAGGACGGCGCGGTGCTGGTCGAGAACGCCGGCAAGGCGATGGACGAGATCGTCGATGCGGTCAAGCGCGTGACCGACCTGATGGGCGAAATGCGCGCCGCCACCGAGGAGCAGACCGGCGGCATCGAGCAGGTCAACCAGGCGGTGTCTCAGATGGACCAGATGGCGCAGCAGAACGCCGCGCTGGTGGAACAGGCGGCGGCCGCGGCTGCGTCGCTGGAAGACCAGGCCGAGGCGCTGCACCGCGCCGTCGGGCAGTTCCGCCTGGCCGCCTGA